The Aeromicrobium sp. Leaf245 genome includes a region encoding these proteins:
- a CDS encoding HNH endonuclease signature motif containing protein, which produces MSVVALDTHPVPSCVHGLHALLDTVSTAAWDGLDPAEVRRLLAEIGRAEARLSAHKMAAARVLEKARKAAANGDGPRPGAGTSTGATISFDFGGDRSGADALVNTAQRIEEQTTLIENALAAGVISTKQADLISRALANLPDDVTAEQRQRCEETLLKDAQKLTLKDLRRRAARITEAYRKTTDEVDADEDEILRRREDEARKKTSFSMWDNNDGTVTGRFTLPEAQGAMLKTALDALAAPHQKVGTVNAATGGMDEVGFGQSYPQRLGHAFATLIEHLPADRLPTNGGVSAVVTVNLDLDTLMGGIKAAGLSDGTRISAGEARRLACSAQIVPMVLNGKPLPLDLGSANRYFNRSSRRAMEKRDGGCTTPGCDRDARWTEAHHLNPYAISKTTDIRDGALLCPFHHHRAHEQGWVGRINPDDGHVEWKLPGSDTWQRNTRWRP; this is translated from the coding sequence ATGAGCGTCGTCGCACTCGACACCCACCCGGTGCCGTCGTGCGTGCACGGACTCCACGCCCTGCTCGACACGGTCTCCACCGCGGCGTGGGACGGCCTGGACCCCGCCGAGGTCCGACGGCTCCTGGCCGAGATCGGTCGCGCCGAAGCTCGGTTGTCGGCCCACAAGATGGCCGCCGCCCGGGTACTGGAGAAGGCCCGCAAGGCCGCGGCGAACGGTGACGGACCACGCCCCGGGGCGGGCACCTCGACCGGCGCGACGATCTCGTTCGACTTCGGTGGGGACCGCAGCGGCGCCGACGCGCTCGTGAACACCGCGCAGCGGATCGAGGAGCAGACCACCCTCATCGAGAACGCGCTCGCCGCCGGAGTGATCAGCACCAAGCAGGCCGACCTCATCTCCCGCGCCCTGGCCAATCTGCCCGACGACGTGACCGCAGAACAGCGTCAGCGATGCGAAGAGACTTTGCTGAAGGACGCGCAGAAGCTGACGCTCAAGGACCTGCGCCGCAGGGCCGCCCGGATCACCGAGGCCTACCGCAAGACGACCGATGAGGTCGACGCCGACGAGGACGAGATCCTCCGTCGCCGCGAAGACGAAGCCCGCAAGAAGACGTCGTTCTCCATGTGGGACAACAACGACGGCACCGTCACCGGACGCTTTACCCTCCCCGAAGCCCAGGGCGCGATGCTGAAGACCGCGCTCGACGCCCTCGCAGCCCCGCACCAGAAGGTCGGGACCGTCAACGCCGCCACCGGCGGGATGGACGAAGTGGGATTCGGCCAGTCCTACCCCCAGCGCCTCGGGCACGCCTTCGCCACCCTGATCGAGCACCTGCCCGCCGACCGCCTCCCCACCAACGGTGGCGTCAGCGCTGTCGTGACCGTGAACCTCGACCTCGACACCTTGATGGGCGGCATCAAGGCCGCCGGCCTCTCTGACGGCACCCGGATCAGCGCCGGCGAAGCCCGCCGGCTCGCCTGCTCGGCCCAGATCGTCCCGATGGTCCTCAACGGCAAGCCTCTCCCCCTCGACCTTGGCTCCGCCAATCGGTACTTCAACCGGTCATCCCGCCGGGCGATGGAGAAGCGCGACGGCGGATGCACCACACCAGGTTGCGATCGTGACGCCCGGTGGACCGAGGCTCACCACCTCAACCCCTATGCCATCTCCAAGACCACCGACATCAGAGACGGCGCACTGCTCTGCCCGTTCCACCACCACCGAGCCCACGAACAGGGCTGGGTCGGGAGGATCAACCCCGACGACGGACACGTCGAGTGGAAGCTCCCAGGCTCCGACACCTGGCAACGCAACACCCGCTGGCGACCCTGA
- a CDS encoding arginine deiminase: MTTWGASSEVGRLRTVMLHRPGQELARLTPRNNDSLLFDGIPWLGRAQDEHDAFAQALRDHDVEVLYLVELLVETLEQPEARAEIIASTTATLHLGDSLRRYLVSALTDLPADELAAVVTAGLRNDEIAHRSIVTSLLRPDDFLVDPLPNLLFTRDSSVWLPDRVAVTSLAMPARVRETQLTGLIYTHHPRFAGAERVHGPHLEHLEGGDVLLLAPGVIAVGVGERTTPAGFERFASTVLSTGLARTVLAVPIAQERATMHLDTIVTMVDVDSVVIYPNMADELRAIAVTASDDEDGTLVVGAERSFFEAAAEAMGIEALHRIDTGLDPVTAEREQWDDGNNTLAIDARLAVAYERNEQTNARLEEHGIEVVAISGSELGSGRGGPRCMSCPILRD; encoded by the coding sequence ATGACGACGTGGGGTGCATCGAGCGAGGTCGGACGTCTGCGGACGGTCATGCTGCACCGGCCGGGCCAGGAGCTGGCGCGGCTGACGCCACGCAACAACGACTCGCTGCTGTTCGACGGCATCCCGTGGCTGGGGCGCGCGCAGGACGAGCACGACGCGTTCGCGCAGGCGCTGCGCGACCACGACGTCGAGGTGCTGTACCTCGTGGAGCTGCTCGTCGAGACGCTCGAGCAGCCCGAGGCGCGGGCCGAGATCATCGCCAGCACCACGGCCACGCTGCACCTCGGCGACAGCCTGCGCCGCTACCTCGTGTCGGCGCTGACCGACCTGCCTGCCGACGAGCTGGCCGCGGTCGTCACCGCCGGCCTGCGCAACGACGAGATCGCGCACCGCAGCATCGTCACGAGCCTGCTGCGCCCCGACGACTTCCTCGTGGACCCGCTGCCCAACCTGCTGTTCACGCGCGACTCCTCGGTGTGGCTGCCGGACCGGGTGGCCGTGACCAGCCTGGCCATGCCGGCCCGCGTGCGCGAGACGCAGCTGACCGGGCTGATCTACACCCACCACCCGCGGTTCGCCGGCGCCGAGCGCGTCCACGGCCCGCACCTGGAGCACCTCGAGGGCGGCGACGTGCTGCTGCTCGCCCCCGGCGTGATCGCCGTCGGCGTCGGCGAGCGCACCACCCCGGCGGGTTTCGAGCGGTTCGCCTCGACGGTGCTCTCCACCGGGCTCGCACGGACGGTGCTCGCGGTGCCGATCGCGCAGGAGCGCGCCACGATGCACCTCGACACGATCGTCACGATGGTCGACGTGGACAGCGTGGTCATCTACCCCAACATGGCCGACGAGCTGCGCGCCATCGCCGTCACGGCGAGCGACGACGAGGACGGCACGCTGGTGGTGGGTGCCGAGCGGTCCTTCTTCGAGGCCGCGGCCGAGGCGATGGGCATCGAGGCGCTGCACCGCATCGACACCGGCCTGGACCCGGTCACGGCCGAGCGCGAGCAGTGGGACGACGGCAACAACACCCTCGCGATCGACGCCCGTCTCGCCGTGGCCTACGAGCGCAACGAGCAGACCAACGCCCGGCTCGAGGAGCACGGCATCGAGGTCGTCGCGATCAGCGGCTCCGAGCTCGGGTCGGGCCGCGGTGGCCCGCGCTGCATGAGCTGCCCGATCCTGCGCGACTGA